The Granulicella arctica genome segment GTGTATGAGTTGGAATCGAGGGTTCGCGACCTTCAACGCTCCAACGACAACGATGTTCCGCCCGCTCCAGCCTCCGATCAAAAGCCCGCTGACGATTCAAAGCCAGGCTCGAAGCCGGGGCAGAAGCAATCCCTTCCGCGCTCAGGTTCCGGCACGAGCCGACGACAGGGACCGACCGGTCCCGTGAGTCTTCTTGCGGCCTTTCATCTTGCTGACACTCCGGCTTCCCCACCGTGGCGTCTTGTATGTGCTTCACCTGCCGTAGATACCACCAGCAGCACCTTGCAGGAAGGGGAATCCGTATGAACTGCGCTAATCATCCCGATCGTGAACGAATCTCGTTTTGCCAGAACTGCGGCAAACCGCTTTGCAGCGAGTGCACCCGAGCTATCGGGGCTGCTGTCTTCTGCGAACCTTGCCTCGCTGCCCGGCTGGCTGCCGCAGATACAGCGACTTCATCCGCTGGCACTCCATACGGGTACACGGCTCCCCCTAATTATGCCGCAGCTCCGGCTCCTGTTCCGGGCGCGCCGAACCCTGCTTTGGCTGGACTGCTGGGACTCATCCCCGGCGTCGGCGCCATGTACAACGGGCAGTATGCCAAGGGCGTTGTGCACCTGATCATCTTTGCGGTTCTGGTGAGCCTCTCCGATACAAACGGTCTTTTCGGCCTTTTCGTCGCGGGCTGGGTGTTCTACCAGGTCTTCGAGTCTTACCAGACTGCGCGGGCTCGGCGCGACGGGACTCCACTGCCTAACCCGTTCGGGTTGAATGATATTGGAGATCGCTTCGGCTTTGGCAAATCGTGGCCCGCGAACGCGGCAGCGCCTCCCGTTCCACCGCCTGCGGATACACCGTTCACAGCACCGTTCACAACGCCGCCACCATATACTCCGCCACCCACAGGCTGGGGAGCTCCGACGGACACCTACAGCAGCTATGCCGTTCCTCCGACTCCTCCCATTCCACCGTTCAGCGATCCCTATGTCGCTACGGACCCAGCATTTTCCGCTCATCAAAACCGTTTCCCCACAGGAGCGATCTGGCTGATCGGACTGGGCGTCTTATTCTTCTTTGGCAGCTCGGGGCTATTTCGGGGTTTCCCGATTCACCGTGTGATTCCATTCCTGCTGATCGGATTTGGCGTGTGGATCTTTGTCCGTAAGATGACAGACTCCGGAGCCGGTCTGGCCGACGATGGAAGTGCTGCTTATCGGATACGTCTCTACCATGCAGTGAAGGGATCCGCGTGGATGATCCTGATCGGCATCATGTTCTTTCTGGATAGCTTCAGTATCGTCTCCTGGGGACATAGCTGGCCACTCTTTATCATCGTCGCCGGTCTGATGACGATCTTTCGGGGTTCCGCGTATAGCGGGGCAGCATCTGTTCCCTACACCTATCCCACCCCAGGACAGGTACCTCCTGTTCCTCCCTCCACACCATCTACTGGAACTGGGATCGTACCGGTCACTTCGCACGATGAAGAGGGGAGATAATCATGGCCGGCAATCCTCCACCATACCCACCTCCCGGACCGCCGAATGGCCCTCCATATAGCCAGGACTGGAAGTACCAGCGACGCATCCTTCGCGACCAGGCTCGCGCCCAGCGCGATCAGTACCGTTACCAGAGGCGCGCCATGCGACGTGGCTCCGTTCTCGGCCCTCTCGTCATGGTTCTGATCGGCATTGTTTTTCTGCTCAACCAGACAGGCCATCTGAATAGCGATAGCCTGTGGCAATGGTATGCGCAGTGGTGGCCACTGTTGCTGGTAGGAGCAGGTCTCATCCTGCTAATCGAGTGGGGCGTCGATCAACTGCTCCCTCGTAGCCCGGGGCAGCCCTATGTGCGACGCAGAGTGGGCGGGGGCGTCATCATCCTTATCCTACTACTCACCGTGGCAGGAGCTATATTCAACGGGGTTCGGGACAATCACGACTTCTTCTCCAATAAAGTTTCTTTTATTCCGGACAACCTGGACGAGTTCTTCGGCAATAAGCATGAGAGCGACCAGACAGTTGTCGAGGCACTTCCGGTAGGCGGCGCGGTGACCATCGATAATCCTCGCGGGGATATCACGATCAGCGGCACGAGTACCGATAATCAGGTTCATGTCTCCGTACACAAGGCGATCTACTCTCGTTCCGACGCCGAAGCTGAGAGCCGAGCGCGTCAGCTCTCCCCCCAGATCGATATCAAAGCCAGATTGCTTTCCGTGGCATTACCAATGTTGAGCGGCGCTGTAGCTGATGTCACCATGACGGTCCCCCCAGCCGCGAGCGTCACTGTAAATGCAAACCACGGCGACGTGCATGTCGATTCCGTGCAAGCACCGGTGACCGTCACAGCCAATCATGGAGATGTAGAGCTCTCTTCCATTGCCGGAGCCGTCGTGACCCACATCAACAGCAGCGGATCATCCTTTTCGGCGCACGCCATCAGCGGTCCAGTCACTCTCGAGGGGCATGGGCAGGACCTTACCCTCTCCGATGTCAAAGGAGCTGCAAGCCTATCGGGTGACTTCTACGGAACGACTCATCTTGAGCACATCACCAGCGGCGTAAAGTTCCACACCAACCGTACAGACTTCCAGCTGGGGCGTCTTGATGGAGAGTTGAATGTCAGCCCGGAAAACATCTCGGCCGATCAGGCTGTCGGGCCGGTCGTTCTGACAACCCGCGACAAGATTGTCACTCTGGAGCGCATCTCAGGGGATCTCTCCGTCACGAACAAAAATGGTGCGGTAAACCTGACGAGTGCACCGCCGCTTGGGAATATCACTGTGCAGAACCGTAACGGGTCGGTGTGTCTGACGCTACCAGATAAGGCAAATTTCACGGTAAGCGCCGAGACCTCCGATGGAGACATGGATAACGATTTTTCCCTGCCAGGTGAGCAGAATGATAGCCGCAAAACGCTGAATGGAACTGTCGGCAAGGGAGGATCGCTCATCCGTATCAATACAAGTCAGGGAGATGTATCACTTCGTAAGGCGTCGATCGCTCCTTTACCACCCGTTGCTCCTACGCCGCCGACACCTCCACAGGTTTCGATCAATAGCGCGGATGGCAGCAGCGTTTATGTGGGGAAAGACGGCGTCCGCGTTATCTCCGGTTCCGACGGAAGCAGCGTAATTGTCGGCAAAGATGGACTTCACATCACGGCCAATGCCGATGGAAGCAGTACTTATAAAAGCAAGGATGGAACGAAGCTGACAGAAGGATCTGACGGGAGCAAAATCTACTCCGGCAGGGATGGGACTCACTATACCCAGAATGCCGATGGAAGCAAAACCTATACAGGTCCGGATGGAACCCACATTAGCATCGGCGCAGATGGCAGTCAGGTTGCCACAGGACCTGGTGGCAAAAGTCTAAACGATACTGCGGTGAAAGCTCGGCTACGAGAAGCCGATAATCTGGTCCGGCAGGCAGAACAGCAAAGAGATGCGGAACGCCGCAACCATCGCTCCTCCTCAAAGGACGACGACAATTAGTTAGCTGAGTAGAAAAGTTGAGGCATAATCGACGATAACTTGTACGAAACAGCCAGGACAGAATCGGCCGCCATATCTGCTCCTCTCGCGTCTGTATTTCTAGCAGGCTTTAGTTGTTTAGTTCCGTGATTTGCTGGATTGGGTCGAGAGTAAATGTGTCTGGGGTTTGCGTCCGGAGTTTGCAGAGATATTCGTCGGGTGTGTGCCCCTCGATGGTTCTGTTCATGCATTCGACCTGTCCGTTGGTCCAGGAATAGTTGAGCTTGCTCAGTCGGTGCTCGATCCCATGAAGCAGACAAGCCTGCCGGAGGGATGGCCACGAATAAGTAGAGCGTT includes the following:
- a CDS encoding B-box zinc finger protein, yielding MNCANHPDRERISFCQNCGKPLCSECTRAIGAAVFCEPCLAARLAAADTATSSAGTPYGYTAPPNYAAAPAPVPGAPNPALAGLLGLIPGVGAMYNGQYAKGVVHLIIFAVLVSLSDTNGLFGLFVAGWVFYQVFESYQTARARRDGTPLPNPFGLNDIGDRFGFGKSWPANAAAPPVPPPADTPFTAPFTTPPPYTPPPTGWGAPTDTYSSYAVPPTPPIPPFSDPYVATDPAFSAHQNRFPTGAIWLIGLGVLFFFGSSGLFRGFPIHRVIPFLLIGFGVWIFVRKMTDSGAGLADDGSAAYRIRLYHAVKGSAWMILIGIMFFLDSFSIVSWGHSWPLFIIVAGLMTIFRGSAYSGAASVPYTYPTPGQVPPVPPSTPSTGTGIVPVTSHDEEGR
- a CDS encoding DUF4097 family beta strand repeat-containing protein → MAGNPPPYPPPGPPNGPPYSQDWKYQRRILRDQARAQRDQYRYQRRAMRRGSVLGPLVMVLIGIVFLLNQTGHLNSDSLWQWYAQWWPLLLVGAGLILLIEWGVDQLLPRSPGQPYVRRRVGGGVIILILLLTVAGAIFNGVRDNHDFFSNKVSFIPDNLDEFFGNKHESDQTVVEALPVGGAVTIDNPRGDITISGTSTDNQVHVSVHKAIYSRSDAEAESRARQLSPQIDIKARLLSVALPMLSGAVADVTMTVPPAASVTVNANHGDVHVDSVQAPVTVTANHGDVELSSIAGAVVTHINSSGSSFSAHAISGPVTLEGHGQDLTLSDVKGAASLSGDFYGTTHLEHITSGVKFHTNRTDFQLGRLDGELNVSPENISADQAVGPVVLTTRDKIVTLERISGDLSVTNKNGAVNLTSAPPLGNITVQNRNGSVCLTLPDKANFTVSAETSDGDMDNDFSLPGEQNDSRKTLNGTVGKGGSLIRINTSQGDVSLRKASIAPLPPVAPTPPTPPQVSINSADGSSVYVGKDGVRVISGSDGSSVIVGKDGLHITANADGSSTYKSKDGTKLTEGSDGSKIYSGRDGTHYTQNADGSKTYTGPDGTHISIGADGSQVATGPGGKSLNDTAVKARLREADNLVRQAEQQRDAERRNHRSSSKDDDN